The following proteins come from a genomic window of Desmospora profundinema:
- a CDS encoding SDR family NAD(P)-dependent oxidoreductase, giving the protein MEKKPVAMITGASRGLGREVARAFAREGHSLAICARGREALAETAAELEQAGARVLAVEADVAVPRDVERFVALAETEFDRIDVLINNASILGPSPMPYLLDFPEADFLDVLKANTWGPFLVTRRVIAGMLAGIGDPSDVRGGPGGLCRLGGL; this is encoded by the coding sequence ATGGAAAAGAAACCAGTGGCGATGATCACAGGCGCGAGCAGAGGATTGGGACGGGAAGTGGCACGGGCATTTGCACGGGAAGGGCACTCTCTCGCCATCTGTGCCCGGGGAAGGGAAGCGCTGGCGGAGACGGCGGCGGAGTTGGAACAAGCCGGGGCACGTGTGCTGGCGGTGGAGGCGGATGTGGCGGTGCCGCGGGATGTGGAACGGTTTGTGGCGCTGGCGGAGACGGAATTTGATCGGATCGATGTCCTGATAAACAACGCTTCCATTTTGGGGCCGAGCCCGATGCCGTATCTGTTGGATTTTCCTGAGGCGGATTTTCTCGATGTATTAAAGGCGAATACCTGGGGCCCGTTTCTGGTGACGCGGCGGGTGATTGCCGGTATGTTGGCCGGGATCGGTGATCCAAGTGACGTCCGAGGTGGGCCGGGAGGGCTATGCCGGCTGGGGGGCCTATAG
- a CDS encoding SDR family NAD(P)-dependent oxidoreductase yields the protein MIQVTSEVGREGYAGWGAYSVSKFGLEGMTETWAAEVEGTGVRVNMVDPGEMDTVMHALAVPDCDYELAHPRDLTEVFLYLASDRSRHVNGERLKAQSFSEEGRRS from the coding sequence GTGATCCAAGTGACGTCCGAGGTGGGCCGGGAGGGCTATGCCGGCTGGGGGGCCTATAGCGTGTCCAAATTCGGATTGGAAGGAATGACAGAGACATGGGCTGCGGAAGTAGAAGGAACAGGAGTCCGGGTCAATATGGTGGATCCCGGGGAAATGGATACCGTGATGCACGCATTGGCGGTGCCGGACTGTGATTATGAGCTGGCGCATCCACGGGATTTGACGGAGGTTTTTTTATACTTGGCTTCGGATCGCTCCCGCCATGTAAACGGTGAGAGGCTGAAAGCCCAGTCATTCTCCGAGGAAGGGAGGCGGAGCTGA
- a CDS encoding S-adenosylmethionine:tRNA ribosyltransferase-isomerase: MGAPAFSFHLPDRLNATAPPEYRGIRRDHVRLMVMDRITGPIVHDRFDRLDRFLRSGDLLVFNDSRVLPAVLRGKWERDGRVWETEVEIRLARRLSDRSWEAWVPEISLMAGDRLLFGERWTATVERPDKDAPFVVLVFSIGGRELLDRIWAFGEPIRYDYTARPWELDTYQTVYASSPGSVEPPSAGRPFSWELLFRLRRRGVQTAFLSLHTGLSYWGEDSPFDPGAHREAFRIPEATADKVNRTRESGRSVIAVGTTVVRALETMANGKGEVDAGEGWTSLHITAGYSLQSVDGLLTGFHEPEASHLDLLSAFTSPDRLREAYDAAVKEEYQWHEFGDMHLLW; the protein is encoded by the coding sequence ATGGGAGCGCCGGCTTTTTCCTTCCATCTCCCGGATCGGTTAAACGCCACCGCCCCTCCGGAATATCGGGGAATCCGACGGGATCATGTCCGCTTGATGGTGATGGATCGCATAACCGGTCCGATTGTTCACGACCGTTTTGATCGGTTGGACCGCTTTTTACGATCGGGGGATCTCTTGGTGTTTAATGACAGCCGGGTGCTTCCTGCCGTGTTGCGAGGGAAGTGGGAGCGTGACGGCCGGGTGTGGGAAACAGAGGTGGAGATCCGGCTGGCCCGTCGTCTGTCGGATCGATCCTGGGAGGCGTGGGTGCCGGAGATTTCCCTGATGGCGGGGGACCGCCTCTTGTTTGGGGAGAGGTGGACGGCGACGGTGGAACGACCGGATAAGGATGCTCCCTTCGTGGTCCTGGTATTTTCCATCGGCGGCAGAGAGCTGTTGGATCGGATTTGGGCTTTCGGCGAGCCCATCCGATATGATTATACGGCCCGCCCCTGGGAGTTGGATACCTACCAGACCGTATACGCGTCTTCTCCCGGGTCGGTGGAGCCGCCATCTGCAGGCCGCCCCTTTAGTTGGGAACTGCTGTTTCGACTGCGGCGACGGGGCGTACAGACGGCTTTCCTCTCCCTGCATACGGGACTCAGTTACTGGGGGGAGGATTCCCCCTTCGATCCGGGGGCCCATCGGGAAGCTTTTCGCATCCCGGAAGCGACGGCTGACAAGGTAAACCGGACGCGGGAATCCGGACGAAGCGTCATCGCTGTGGGGACTACCGTGGTCCGTGCCTTGGAAACGATGGCAAACGGAAAAGGGGAGGTGGATGCCGGAGAAGGGTGGACATCCCTTCACATCACAGCCGGATATTCGCTGCAAAGTGTAGATGGGCTCCTCACGGGATTCCACGAGCCGGAAGCGAGCCACCTCGACTTGTTGTCCGCGTTTACTTCCCCTGATCGGTTACGGGAGGCGTATGACGCGGCGGTGAAGGAAGAATACCAGTGGCACGAGTTCGGGGATATGCACTTGTTATGGTGA
- a CDS encoding VOC family protein, which translates to MARVRGYALVMVKGGEPMQLHHVGVEVTDLKRSVRYYRRMGFQEEAQMQIGEEIIVFLVNGGTRLELVESDPSLDGESMIHLAFLAEKEDQWQAIGAEEASRLNWTNGWQSLFFEGPDGEEWEMILTGVEGEP; encoded by the coding sequence GTGGCACGAGTTCGGGGATATGCACTTGTTATGGTGAAAGGGGGAGAGCCGATGCAGCTGCACCATGTCGGGGTGGAGGTGACGGATTTGAAACGATCCGTCCGCTATTACCGCAGGATGGGATTTCAGGAGGAGGCCCAGATGCAGATTGGAGAGGAGATCATCGTGTTCCTGGTTAACGGAGGAACCCGTCTGGAACTGGTGGAATCGGATCCATCCTTAGACGGGGAGTCAATGATCCACCTCGCTTTTTTGGCGGAAAAAGAAGACCAATGGCAGGCGATCGGGGCGGAGGAAGCCTCTCGCCTGAATTGGACCAACGGCTGGCAAAGCCTCTTTTTTGAAGGACCCGACGGGGAGGAGTGGGAAATGATCCTGACCGGCGTTGAGGGAGAGCCTTAA